A stretch of DNA from Lotus japonicus ecotype B-129 chromosome 4, LjGifu_v1.2:
GTTAGGAAAACTTGATTATTTTCTTGGAGTTCAGGTTACACACTTGTCTGATGGCTCTTTGCTACTTAATCAGACCAAATATATTGAAGATCTTCTTGAGAGAGCAAATATGTCTGAAGCCAATGCTCTGCCCACTCCTATGATTAGTAGCAGCAAACTGTCAAAGTTTGGAGGTACTTGCATGAATGATCCCTTTCTCTATAGATCCATAGTTGGAGCATTGCAATATGCTACAATTACCCGGCCGGATATCAGCTTTGCAGTCAATAAAGTCTGTCAATTTCTGTCTCAGCCTCATGATGAACATTGGAAGGCAGTTAAGAGAATTCTGCGGTTTCTTAAGGGTACCATTCATCATGGGTTGCTTTTTAAGCCTTTCTCTCTTGATCGTCCAGTAGCACTTCATGCctactgtgatgcagattggggttCTGACCCGGATGATAGACGGTCAACTTCTGGCTCATGTGTGTTCTTTGGCCCCAATTTAGTGTCTTGGTCAGCTAAGAAGCAAACTTTGGTTGCTCGCTCAAGCACAGAAGCGGAATATAGGAGTCTGGCCAACATAGCAGCTGAGATTCTTTGGATTCAATCCTTGTTGACTGAGCTGCATATTCCCTTCCAAACACCAACAATTTTCTGTGATAACCTGAGCACCGTAGCCTTGACTCTTAATCCGGTCCTTCACACTAGAACTAAGCATATGGAAATGGATCTTTTCTTTGTGAGAGAGAAGGTTCTCAATAAGACTCTTATTGTTCAGCATGTTCCTTCTCTTCTGCAGAAAGCGGATATCTTTACTAAAGCCCTCTCTTCAGAAAGGTTTCATGAGCTTAAGGACAAACTCAATGTGGTTGACaaattttcatttgtcaaaccaccttgagtttgagggggtaTGTTAGAGTACATTGAGTTTGTATTTACTATGCTGCTGCATCATCTTTTGAGTAGTTATGACAGCTGACATATGCAGCTGTTTgtattctcctatttatgtcagctgttggtattctcctatttatgtcaGCTGTATGTTACAGCTGTTGGcattctcctgttcttctataTAAGGATATCACATCTTCTGTAATCACTCAGATTATCAATAATACATTTTCTGttatatttctatttctctcttctctctctcattgCTTCTCTAATTTTAACAGACTTCAAGCTTTACAGTTTACATGTTATCTGAACCTCAACAATTCTGAATTTGTACACTGTTGACCAAGTTACGTGTAGACGACCCCACCCAATGGGAAAAGGTTTGgtgtttattttataaatttattaggACTCTATAATCTTCCAACCAAGAAGAAAGCATCAATCACAACGCTAAATCTGTAAGTTGAATGTCACCATGTGAGGAATTTAACTCTTGCCACCAGCCAGACTACTTTTCAACCAAAACAAAACTTGTTATAAAACTAATGAGATTCAGTAAGAGAACCTTGTCAGCCAAACGCTGTACAGGAGCTTCCCTACTTTGTGCCTCTTCAACTAGGCGAACAATGTCTGCCATAGCAGTCTCACCACCTGGTCTCCGCACTTCCAATGTAAGAGTTCCATTAAGATTTATACTTCCAGCTGCAACTTCACACTACAGGCAAAACCTATCAATCAGTTACCTAAATTTACTGCCCAGTACTGCCAAATGGACGAAATGTGAAAGGATAAATCAAATATAAACTAAAACTGAAGTCTGCCCATCATCAATTAAGATGCACACATACAAGGTGACCATTAAAACCAAAAGGTCTTCCTGTTTTATTGATAAACCGCACACAATGTGCTAACAAAGTCAGAACCAATTATCATAGCATCTGTCATTGTTCAAAGGAATCAATATTGGCTACAAAATAACATAAGCCAAATAATTTTCAGATTATCATAATATATGTCAAGATAGAATGTACCCCAGCTACTTTTGTTACTGGCAGCGGCTCCCCGGTGAAACTTGACTCATCTACGGTGCTTCTACCAGCTCTCACAATTCCATCAGCTGGAATCCGGTCCTAGAAAATAGGATATGTGGGTTTAAAGGAATAGCAATTAGTAAGTAGCTATGGTAAATACTTTATGCATGACACGTCTCAAAATCTGAGCAGAATGTACTTAAACTTCAAATCACTATTAATAATGGTTTTGGAGCAAAAACAACATCATACTTTAggaatttgaaagaaaaatggTTAGATTGGTATCCGTCCTTCCTCTCATCCCTTAATGGTGGACATAAAGCACATTGCGATTATATTTCACTGGATACTTATATCATCAAAATACACGCTAATAAAAGTTAACCATTGAAAAAAGAATACAAATCTGAAGGGTTGAAGCACTTAAAGGGTTGTATCTGATAATATGTAATACTCTAATATTACTTACTCCGGGCAACACAATAATTTGGTCTTCAACAGAAAGACTGTCAGAAGGAACTTCGACAATGGAGACAGCCTCTGTTTCCTCATTGTTAACTAGAAGGCGAGCTTTAGATGGCAAAAGACTAAGAAGTCCTGTCATATCACTGGCTGCTTTAATTTTAGCTCTCTGTTCAAGATTCCTTCCTAACAAGACAAATGCAATTAGCATGATCGGTTCCTCAAAGAAAGCCTTCCAACCCTGCATATAAAATACcatttaacaaaaattaaacttatattgattgatattatgttgTAAATGCATGACACTATTTTAGGGTAGAAtgtttcattctttcctttttcttctttaaaTATAACTTTTATTCCGTTTTTCACTGATTTTCATAAATTAGGATTCATGAACAATAGCCCATAAATATTAGAGTTTGTATATTGTAAAAAGTCACTAAATAATATTACCGATTATTCAGCCATTTCAAGAGGATATCAGATTTCAGGATCCTGGGGGCTTTGCTGCCACATCTAAACCCTAGCTTCCTTCATTGCTTCAAAGCCTTGGGTTGCCTTAAATACACCCATTGTTTAGTCAACACCTTCATTGTGCCCATGCCTTGAATTTGTGTGCCATACTTTGAGCACTATCAACCACCGCTGACTACTGCCGTCAACCACCAACGTACCCCACCAAGAGAGTTGTAGCCTATGTTCTGGCCAAATCCTTGAACCATATCAAGGGAATGGGCCTTACTTGCTGCCATTGAATGTCACCTTTCATGAAACCGAGTCCTTCAACGCTAGTCCTTAGCTTCACGGGAGAGTAGTACAGAAGTTGAGTATCTTAAGTTGTCATCTTTTCCTATTATATAGAATTTGACACCGTTGACGCCTTCTTGAGCACAAATACGGAGGATGATACTACCATTAACAAGGACAAGAACCTTGAATAGTGAAAACCAGTGCAAAATGTTGTAATATTAGGAGattatttgatttgatattATTTGCTTTTAGgagatttatattttatttaggaGATTAGGACTTAGGAGAGATATTGTACACAATTACATATTTCCTTCATTAGGTAGTCTAGTATCTATAAATTGTAAGAGCAGTGCTTAACGGCTCAAAACGAATTTCACGAATAACAATTACAACCAATCAATTCCATCCATTATACTCTTGAGTTAATTAGAAAGACAAAACCAGCATTTAATGAACATTTAAATAGAGGATACGACACAAACAAAATTTTGTTTCGTAATGCTTCCACGCTCGAAACCCTACCCGCCTTTCATTCTTGGTCAAGGTTCCACTTACTTGGAACCCTAGTGATCCTTGTTACGTTCAACCACCGTCAACGTCGAGCCACCATCAACACACTCTGGAAAGTTCATTGAACCGGACCAGAGACCCTTCCATGTGACTTGCCACCCTCAGATCAGCCAATCCCCAAAGCACCACCGCCAAAGCCTCCTTTCTGCGCCTCTtgatattatttgtttttaggagatttgttttttatttaggaGATTGAGATACATAATTACTAATTTCCTTAATTAGGTAGTCTAACCTTTATAAATTGTAATTACCTAGTGTATTTGTATTGTATTCaagtaataaaattatattttctccAGTTTCTCGCCAACATCAAGATCAAGATCTTGAGAACCAGTTTCTCGCCAACATCAAGATCTTGCGCACCGACTACGACGGGGAGTATCTTTCTCATAATTTTCAGGAGTACCTATAGCAAAGAGGTATTATTTCTCAGCTTTCTTGTCCACACACACCCCAACAAAATGACGTCGCAAAGTGGAAGAATATACACTTGATGCCACACGACCATTACTTCTTGAAGCCTTTGTTCCCCCTCAGCCATGGGTTGAAGCCTTGGCAACATCTGACTTTCTAATCAACTATCTTCCATCTCGACACTTGATGTCACACGACCATTACTTCTGGAAGCCTTTGTTCCCCCTAAGCCATGGGTTGAAGCCTTGGCAACATCTGACTATCTAATCAACTGTCTTCCATCTCATGTTCTCGGCTTTGATTCTCCCTTCTTTTGTGTCCATGTGTATTAGCACAAACAGACGCTCACATGCACTTCAAGATAAAAAGTGGACGAAACTCTTCTTATGGGTTGAGTAGAAAGTTTGTTCACATTGCACTTAACTGGTATCCAAACACATACTAAATGTAGCTAGCAACTAAATGAATTCAAATTTACAACTTGGAGATTAcaaacataaaaaatacatCTTACCAATTTTGGCAGCAAGGCAGCAAATGAGCTCACCGCAAATGATGATAAAGCCCCAAGACCAACTAAGGTGTTCATGTTTGGTGCCCCTTTAAGAAGGCTTTTTAAGCCATCAAAGATAAGTTGGCGGCCAGGACCAAGTAACGTAAACAAAGACAAGGACAGGTGAAACCCGATGGAATGAAATGCATGGACCCATGGTGCCTTTGCAGCAAATAAATGGGAGAGATGGCCGACAAGACAGACAGCACAAAGAGCCCAAGAAACAGCTAGCTCGCGACCTTAAAACAGCATGAAAAAGAAAGGAACCACATCAATGAGCCTTAGAAGTCACAGGAGACAAATCATCAGAGAACCACTCAAAAACTTAAGTAGGCTCTCATTGCTACATTTAATGTAGAAACTATTCAATTAGACGCTTACCACTTTCTCTTAATTGCCTATGCCGTTCCTCCATCTTCCTTTCAAAAATTTGGAGGAAACTTTCTCTTGTTGAATCTGCACTTTCAAAAAGAGCACAGTAGTCAAGCAACCAAACACATCCATGGCGAAAGTTGTCAGAATTTATATTTCATACACGCCATAAGCTTCAACTTAGTAAAAGACTTTAATCACTCTGAAAATTGTAACTTGAACTACAAGTCTACAACGTAAAGTACAAAAATGACAACCATCAGACTGCTAAAACCAGATTCACCCCAAATATTTTAGCAAAAATTACCATTAAGTAATTCTTGTTAAAAACATTTCAAGTTTAGGAATAACAACCACTCATCAAGATAGGGATGTTTAAAGTGGTTAACAAGTAACCACTTACTCTCTTAACTAACCACTTTGAGTGGTTACTTATTCCTAGACTGAATCATCACTATGGCCTGTAAGTAAAAAAAGAATAATGTTTATGCTTCAAGCCAACAAGTAGAAAAGCTTGAACCATCGTCATCACTATACATGATAATGAGAACTCATAAGGGGAAGTAAAAACATTAAGAACAATATAACTGCAACCATAGTAAAGGTATCCAATGTTTATTAATTATTACAGCGGATAAAGAAAAATACAGCAGTTATTAATTGGGTACACAACTATATGTTCCAATCTATCATGCATACAACAAAACACAACCGACTTCATAGAATAAGAATCCTCCAAATTCTTGATAGCTAAAGGATTTCTACTTTCAAGTTCAACATCTGCAAGTTCTTCAACATGCAGGGGCGCCTGAACAAAGAGTATGGCTCTCTATTCTCTAATACCCACCACAATCAGCCAAAGAAAATCACCTACTGAACGAAGATATTATTACATCAATAATGGTTCATAAACTATCCTATAGATCTAAGAATGGTGGATATAGGATTTGAAACATTTTGTTCACACAAAAAGGTATTATGGTGAACATAAAACTTCATGAATTGAGGATACTAAACAACCACTTTTTTTTGCATTCATATGGTGAAATATCTCCTTCACGTGTTAGCTTCGTCACCTGCCAATTAACCCACCATGCTTCTGTTAGTAAACCAGCCATTAAGAGAGATTACAataggaagaagaagagtggTAACAGAAAATTAAATCTATAGGGAGTCATTTAAAATAGTAACTGTCAAGTTGACAATAATTTGTAATAAAGAGGAGGAGGAGTAGGGATGAGGAGGAGTTTGTAACTGTCATGTGAACAATAACTTGTAATCAAGGGAGGAGGGAGTGGGTCAATTGGGAGAATGTCAAACTAACACCAGGAGGAGCGTCGGAGGAGGTTTGAGATTCCCTTATTCTCGGGTGGTGATGCCTATGGTCGGTGAATCATTTGGAAAGATATTTCCAAATTAAAGAGACAACATAGGAGGAGAAAATGCAAGTGACAATGGTGGCCATGGAAGGAAAAGCCTTGAATTCGTTTCAATGGTGGGAAGCACATCAAACCCTTCATAGGAGTTTCAAAACAGCCTTCATTAGAGGTTTTCAATCTTCAATGATGCAAAATCTTTTAGAGAGAAGTCTGAGTCATATGCAGGTCAGTATATATATATGCACTGTATTAGTCAGTATATATATATGCACTGTATATATATCTTTTAGAGAGAAGTCTGAGGAAGCATCCATACCCAACCATGAAAGGACAAACTAATATATATGCACTGTATTAGTCAGTACTTGAATTATTATTCGATAATACTAGGTAAGTTCTCAACTCTAGCCAATAGAAATATCTTGAAAGTGGAAACAAATTTTAATGCCAAACAAGCCAAGAATTTCAAATAAGCTGTAACAGTATGCTTGGACTATGACCAATATTCAAGCAATTTACCATTGCAATTCTAACAGTAATATTGAGTTTTAATACATAATAGTTTCCCTTAAGAGTTAATTGACATGGCAAGAACATTACTAAGATGGGATGGGCATGGGTGCGAACAGATGACATGAACACAATAAAATGATGGAAAAGAAGAATAACCAACCAAGCATACAATATGTATGAGAATTATGCAGATAGCAACATACTAGGTCATCAACAAGCAGCAAGGGCAAATGGCAAGCTTTTTTCGACCAAAAAGTAATGATTAAAGTCACTAAGTAGATCATCTGAAAAAATACCTCGAATGCTAGAATTGAAACCACAGCTAGTTAAATGCTCTGCAAGTGTCTCCCCTAATTGATGTTGCCAATTTGGTGCAGTCTTTGCTTCAGATACAGGCCAAACTATTGCTGTCTCTGTTGTTAAATTTACACTGGCCGATGACACTTGCGGCTGTCCATTAAACCGAGAGTGAGAGTTAACACATAGACATGTGGGTGTATAatatttttctctcttgtttAGCTTTGTCAGAAAAAGAGATTATCAACTATCAAGGATATAAAACCATCACAGAATGCATATCTTACTCTCCCACACAAACTAGTCTTTCTTTTTGTACAAATTCAGATTAAGAATCCTCAGACACTACTGAAAACTTCGAAATCACTGTGCATGACTTTTCGACATCAATGCTAAACATCTACAAGAACATCTAGACTtgttaaattaaaaatactgCATGCTGAAGTGTTCAATTTCAACTAGTACTACTACTGATTGTGTAAAATTTGCAGAAAACCCGAAACATTACATCAAACACCTCACAGCAAGTAAGATAATGAGCATTGAAAccaaatcaaatacaaatatCAAGAACTCACACGACTCTCTAGAAGCCTTTTCACAGTCGCAGCACATCCTCCGCACACCATTCCCTGTCAAACACAATGAATTATGAAGAATCAAATCGAAGAAGACGAAGAAGAAGGAGGTAAAAGAAAGAGTAGAGTTCAGTTCACACCGAAACGTCGAGGATAATAACATCAGGCGAGAGAGCCGAAAGCTCCTGAGCTGCGTCTCCAGCTCCAACCAATTTGAGATTAGCGTCACCGGATTCCCCAccagaaccaccaccaccaccgccgccgtcTCCAACTCCAGAACCTCCATTTCCACCACCGGCAGAGGAAGCAAACGAAGCCGCAGAGCTCGAAACGCAGCAGCGCGGCGCGCAGAAGGTACGGAGAGAAGGCGACGACAACGGCGAAGAAGTGAAAGTGCACGGAATGCGGAAGCAGTTGATGCTAGAACTAGCAACGCATTTGAGGTTGCGGCGGAGAAGCGCGCGGTTATGAGACGCTCCGGTGAATTGGCGGTGGAGCGCTCTGAAGAGTGCCATCTGCGCCGTCGTGGTGACGGAGCACGCAGCGGAATCCATTGGCATTATCTCTCAGTTCTGTGCATTGGGTCTTGACTTCAATGTTGTTATTACACGCTCTTAACGAGTAATGACTATTGGTCGTTCACCGACGAAACAGAAGAGAAGAAATGTGATTTGTAGCAACTAGCAAGTAGTactatataaaagaaaaagaagtggcattagttttaacacccctCAATTAATCTCCCACCAACCAAAATGTCTCATAtaccttttaaaatttaatttcattccaaaCATATCCCTTTGTCTACCTTATCACTGCCATCATTTTTGTTTGTCACACCACTCTTCCATTTTACTATCATCTCATAGTTTTCTTCATTGCCACTTTTCACACTTAATATATGTGAAAacatttcatactttgtaaGTGTGAACTGAGGTATGTTcattctctcttcaccttcttcctttcaTTTTAAGTGTTCACACTCAGtgagtgtgaaacattttcacactcactggatgtgaaaatgtttcatagttttcagtttttaaaacagttttcagaaacaattcttaaaaacagttttcagaagaagaaaacagtttgaatgacatgtttttgaacatttagaaaactgatatctgaaaactaaaaactgaaactgaaaacatcttttacctgttttggttttttagttttaaaaactgaaaatgagaactgttttcaaaaactgtttttgaaaacaggtcttaccaaacaagttttcagtttttaaaaactgaaaactgttttggaaacagttatcaaacaggccctaagtgtgaaaatttcattttatcaCTGTTGTTCGTATTTCACACTTTAGAGTGTGAATTTGGTTTGCAGTTCACACTTTGGAGTGGGAACTAGTTGTTCCGTTCACACTCAAAAGTGTGAAATTTACTTGTTTGTGAATTTTCCATTTTGATTTTTACCCTTTTCCATTTCAGGATAGCTAATCATGTCTCATGTGCTCATTGAGAAAATCAATAATGTGGCCGAAGGAGATCATATCAAGGTGGATCATGTGAAATAAGTAGATAATGAAGTGGATGATATGAAAGAATGGGGTCACATATTGAAGGAGGATGAAGATTTAATGAATGCAATAGATGACATGAATGCATTATC
This window harbors:
- the LOC130714881 gene encoding copper-transporting ATPase PAA1, chloroplastic, with amino-acid sequence MPMDSAACSVTTTAQMALFRALHRQFTGASHNRALLRRNLKCVASSSINCFRIPCTFTSSPLSSPSLRTFCAPRCCVSSSAASFASSAGGGNGGSGVGDGGGGGGGSGGESGDANLKLVGAGDAAQELSALSPDVIILDVSGMVCGGCAATVKRLLESRPQVSSASVNLTTETAIVWPVSEAKTAPNWQHQLGETLAEHLTSCGFNSSIRDSTRESFLQIFERKMEERHRQLRESGRELAVSWALCAVCLVGHLSHLFAAKAPWVHAFHSIGFHLSLSLFTLLGPGRQLIFDGLKSLLKGAPNMNTLVGLGALSSFAVSSFAALLPKLGWKAFFEEPIMLIAFVLLGRNLEQRAKIKAASDMTGLLSLLPSKARLLVNNEETEAVSIVEVPSDSLSVEDQIIVLPGDRIPADGIVRAGRSTVDESSFTGEPLPVTKVAGCEVAAGSINLNGTLTLEVRRPGGETAMADIVRLVEEAQSREAPVQRLADKVAGYFTYGVMAVSVTTFTFWSLFGTHILPATAYQGSAVSLALQFACSVLVVACPCALGLATPTAVLVGTSLGAKRGLLLRGGNILEKFAMVNAVVFDKTGTLTVGRPVVTKVVASTCIENANSSQTIENALSDVEILRLAAAVESNSVHPVGKAIVDAAQAVNCLDAKVVDGTFLEEPGSGAVATIGNRKVYVGTLEWITRHGINNNILQEVECKNESFVYVGVNDTLAGLIYFEDEVREDARHVVDTLSKQDISVYMLSGDKRNAAEHVASLVGIPKDKVLSGVKPDQKKKFINELQKDNIVAMVGDGINDAAALAASHIGIALGGGVGAASEVSSIILMRDHLSQLLDALELSRLTMTTVKQNLWWAFIYNIVGIPIAAGVLFPVNGTMLTPSIAGALMGLSSIGVMTNSLLLRFKFSSKQKQILDMLPKTKIHVDSDRTPQNQKMKYKY